A region from the Halosolutus gelatinilyticus genome encodes:
- a CDS encoding BMP family lipoprotein, giving the protein MVRDRRTVLKGSAIAGLTALAGCVGGFGAGTESDVQIGMVYATGGLGDDSFNDMAQQGLQRANEEFDLSYEKTEPDNEGEFEDAQRGFAESGDYDLINCIGYAQEEALIENAEQYPDQNFTIVDAVVDADNVRSYVFGEPKGSFQVGHLAGLLTTEEFSAGAGETNPDANVVGFVGGTETALIESFHAGFEAGVEYANEDAEVVSSYIGDFNATARGQEAARSMYQDQDADIIFHAAGRTGIGVFQAAQEEGRFAIGVDDDQSMSNPDFADVILASMVKRVDTAVYSAIESVVDDAFEGGQTETLGLEQDGVGTVYGDELGDQIPQEIKDQVAESKQAIIDGEIDVPSEL; this is encoded by the coding sequence ATGGTACGAGATCGGCGGACAGTATTGAAGGGGAGCGCGATTGCTGGACTCACGGCACTGGCAGGTTGCGTCGGTGGGTTCGGGGCCGGCACCGAGTCGGACGTCCAGATCGGGATGGTGTACGCGACCGGCGGCCTCGGCGACGACTCGTTCAACGACATGGCCCAGCAGGGCCTTCAGCGGGCGAACGAGGAATTCGACCTCTCGTACGAGAAGACGGAGCCGGACAACGAAGGCGAGTTCGAGGACGCACAGCGCGGCTTCGCCGAATCCGGCGACTACGACCTCATCAACTGCATCGGCTACGCCCAGGAGGAGGCCCTCATCGAGAACGCCGAGCAGTATCCGGACCAGAACTTCACCATCGTCGACGCCGTCGTCGACGCGGACAACGTCCGGAGCTACGTCTTCGGCGAACCGAAGGGCTCGTTCCAGGTCGGCCATCTGGCCGGGTTGCTCACCACCGAGGAGTTCTCGGCCGGCGCGGGCGAGACGAACCCCGACGCGAACGTCGTCGGCTTCGTCGGCGGGACCGAAACGGCGCTGATCGAGTCGTTCCACGCCGGGTTCGAGGCGGGCGTCGAGTACGCGAACGAGGACGCCGAGGTCGTCTCCTCGTACATCGGCGACTTCAACGCCACGGCCCGTGGACAGGAGGCCGCCCGATCAATGTACCAGGACCAGGACGCGGACATCATCTTCCACGCGGCCGGCCGAACCGGCATCGGCGTCTTCCAGGCGGCCCAGGAGGAAGGGCGGTTCGCGATCGGCGTCGACGACGACCAGTCGATGTCCAACCCGGACTTCGCCGACGTCATCCTCGCGAGCATGGTCAAGCGCGTCGACACCGCGGTCTACTCGGCGATCGAGTCCGTCGTCGACGACGCGTTCGAAGGCGGTCAGACGGAGACGCTGGGCCTCGAGCAGGACGGCGTCGGCACCGTCTACGGCGACGAACTCGGCGACCAGATCCCCCAGGAGATCAAAGATCAGGTGGCGGAGTCGAAACAGGCGATCATCGACGGCGAGATCGACGTCCCGAGCGAACTGTAA
- a CDS encoding phosphomannomutase, producing MTLFGTAGIRGPVEEVPPSLALEVGQAAGEPGATFVVGRDGRETGAALAAAMEAGLESAGADVRRVGVVPTPALAFASRSRRGVMLTASHNPPADNGIKLFADGVEYHRDAERAIEDRVAGSGPALARWDEWGSSRRLDVLEQYRDAVVAYVREAFGATGSAASAESSTDRLLAGLSVAVDCGNGMGALATPEVLDRLGADVTAVNASVDGHFTARPSKPTPETLSEFSDFLAAGSFDLGVAHDGDADRLVVLDPDGAVIHEDTVLAVVAAHYAAESEAADPVVVTTPNASARIDERVRAAGGRVERVRLGALHEGIAREREVGAADTEVVFAAEPWKHVHTAFGGWIDGITSAAAIAALVADAGDTDALREPVAERPYRKVSVDCPDAAKADVMTALETALPDAFPGASVDTDYGVRLEFDDASWLLVRPSGTEPYVRLYAESDDVDALTDEAGELVEATVDDVTAA from the coding sequence ATGACACTGTTCGGGACCGCCGGAATTCGCGGGCCAGTTGAGGAGGTACCCCCGTCTCTCGCCCTCGAAGTCGGACAGGCCGCCGGCGAACCCGGCGCGACGTTCGTCGTCGGCCGGGACGGCCGGGAAACGGGAGCTGCACTCGCCGCGGCGATGGAGGCCGGCCTCGAAAGCGCGGGCGCGGACGTTCGTCGCGTCGGCGTCGTCCCGACGCCCGCGCTCGCGTTCGCCTCGCGGAGCCGTCGCGGGGTGATGCTCACCGCGAGTCACAACCCGCCGGCGGATAACGGGATCAAACTCTTCGCCGACGGCGTCGAGTACCATCGGGACGCCGAACGGGCGATCGAGGATCGAGTCGCGGGCTCCGGGCCCGCGCTCGCGCGGTGGGACGAGTGGGGGTCGTCGCGCCGGCTCGACGTCCTCGAACAGTACCGCGACGCCGTCGTGGCGTACGTCCGCGAAGCGTTCGGAGCGACGGGATCGGCGGCGAGCGCGGAGTCGTCCACCGATCGGCTGCTTGCGGGGCTCTCCGTCGCCGTCGATTGCGGCAACGGGATGGGCGCGCTGGCCACGCCGGAGGTGCTCGATCGGCTCGGCGCCGACGTGACCGCGGTGAACGCGTCGGTCGACGGCCATTTCACCGCCCGCCCGAGCAAACCGACCCCCGAGACGCTGTCGGAATTCTCCGACTTCCTCGCCGCGGGGTCGTTCGACCTCGGGGTGGCGCACGACGGCGACGCCGATCGGCTCGTCGTGCTCGATCCCGACGGGGCGGTGATCCACGAGGATACCGTGCTCGCGGTCGTCGCGGCCCACTACGCCGCGGAGAGCGAGGCCGCCGATCCCGTCGTCGTCACCACGCCGAACGCCTCGGCCCGCATCGACGAGCGGGTTCGCGCGGCGGGCGGTCGCGTCGAGCGGGTTCGACTCGGGGCGCTCCACGAGGGGATCGCCAGGGAACGGGAGGTCGGCGCCGCGGACACCGAAGTCGTCTTCGCCGCGGAGCCGTGGAAGCACGTCCACACCGCGTTCGGCGGCTGGATCGACGGGATCACGAGCGCCGCCGCGATCGCCGCGCTCGTCGCCGACGCGGGCGATACCGACGCGCTTCGGGAGCCGGTCGCCGAACGCCCCTACCGAAAGGTCAGCGTCGATTGTCCCGACGCGGCCAAGGCCGACGTGATGACCGCGCTCGAAACCGCCCTCCCGGACGCGTTCCCCGGCGCGTCGGTCGACACCGACTACGGCGTTCGCCTGGAGTTCGACGACGCGTCCTGGCTCCTCGTCCGACCGAGCGGAACCGAGCCGTACGTCCGGCTCTACGCCGAGAGCGACGACGTCGACGCCCTGACCGACGAGGCCGGCGAGCTCGTCGAGGCGACGGTCGACGACGTCACCGCGGCGTAG
- a CDS encoding MaoC family dehydratase produces MSQQNTGGSNFVALTTAWSEMTQHLLQSATAANRAAVSAMLPPTGSSDRSDSNTVPASIPSIDHSSLDWQFDRTVDDRDEIGVGDAVTFEKQLTEADVRAFAHISGDTNRLHLDEEFAAETRFGERIVHGTLVSGLISSALARLPGLTIYLSQDLEFVGPVAIGDRVSARVEVVEDLGNDQFRLETIIRNEDEDTTVIDGEAVVLIDDLPE; encoded by the coding sequence ATGTCTCAGCAGAACACTGGGGGAAGCAACTTCGTCGCCCTTACGACCGCCTGGTCGGAAATGACGCAGCATCTGTTGCAGAGCGCGACCGCCGCAAACCGGGCCGCCGTCTCCGCGATGTTGCCACCGACCGGGAGCTCGGATCGTTCGGATTCCAACACCGTTCCCGCCTCCATCCCGTCGATCGATCACTCGAGTCTCGACTGGCAGTTCGACCGGACCGTCGACGATCGTGACGAGATCGGCGTCGGCGACGCCGTCACCTTCGAGAAGCAGCTGACGGAAGCGGACGTCCGCGCGTTCGCCCACATCAGCGGCGACACGAACCGACTCCACCTCGACGAGGAGTTCGCCGCCGAGACGCGGTTCGGCGAGCGCATCGTCCACGGGACCCTGGTCTCCGGACTCATCAGCTCCGCGCTCGCTCGCCTGCCCGGACTCACCATCTACCTCTCGCAGGATCTCGAATTCGTCGGCCCGGTCGCCATCGGCGATCGCGTCTCCGCGCGCGTCGAAGTCGTCGAAGACCTGGGTAACGATCAGTTCCGCCTCGAGACGATCATCCGCAACGAGGACGAGGACACGACGGTGATCGACGGCGAAGCGGTCGTCCTGATCGACGACCTCCCCGAGTAA
- a CDS encoding AbrB/MazE/SpoVT family DNA-binding domain-containing protein → MTDDSDRSLWFPPAMFAEQMQEAGEQVAESQQEMMKRLMQASSNPLDTASAFGPMNMGTATFKARVQSGGRISIPGPEREALDIEEGDIVQTIVVPVKRDRDD, encoded by the coding sequence ATGACGGACGACTCCGACCGATCGCTCTGGTTCCCGCCCGCGATGTTCGCCGAGCAGATGCAGGAGGCGGGCGAGCAGGTCGCCGAATCCCAGCAGGAGATGATGAAACGGCTGATGCAGGCGTCGTCGAACCCGCTCGACACCGCGTCGGCCTTCGGGCCGATGAACATGGGGACGGCGACGTTCAAGGCTCGCGTCCAGAGCGGCGGTCGGATCAGCATTCCCGGTCCCGAACGGGAGGCCCTCGACATCGAAGAGGGCGATATCGTCCAGACGATCGTTGTCCCGGTCAAACGCGACCGAGACGACTAA
- a CDS encoding poly(R)-hydroxyalkanoic acid synthase subunit PhaE, which yields MADSQQPQTQNWNDFVEQWNERFLDALEDNMEAQARFVESWSETVGEISEENELSDGVEGYARAYETWMNASQQMVDRTNDALEGEDVDIEEFRDIWLNTANEAFKEVMSTTAFARMTGETVGDVLELQQQADEAAEETLHTLGLPTESDIVEVGDRLVELERRQHAVEQKLDRVLEHIEDEQ from the coding sequence ATGGCAGACTCACAGCAGCCCCAGACGCAGAACTGGAACGACTTCGTCGAACAGTGGAACGAACGATTCCTCGACGCGCTCGAGGACAACATGGAGGCCCAGGCCCGGTTCGTCGAGAGCTGGTCCGAAACCGTCGGCGAGATAAGCGAAGAGAACGAACTCTCCGACGGTGTCGAGGGGTACGCCCGCGCCTACGAGACGTGGATGAACGCCTCCCAGCAGATGGTCGATCGGACGAACGACGCCCTCGAGGGCGAGGACGTCGACATTGAGGAGTTCCGCGACATCTGGCTCAACACCGCCAACGAGGCGTTCAAGGAGGTCATGTCGACGACGGCCTTCGCCCGGATGACCGGCGAAACCGTCGGCGACGTCCTCGAACTCCAGCAGCAGGCCGACGAAGCCGCCGAGGAGACGCTGCACACTCTCGGACTCCCGACCGAGAGCGACATCGTCGAAGTCGGCGATCGGCTCGTCGAACTCGAACGTCGCCAGCACGCCGTCGAGCAAAAACTCGACCGTGTCCTCGAACACATAGAAGACGAGCAATGA